From the Saccharomycodes ludwigii strain NBRC 1722 chromosome I, whole genome shotgun sequence genome, one window contains:
- the EPL1 gene encoding Epl1p (similar to Saccharomyces cerevisiae YFL024C | EPL1 | Enhancer of Polycomb Like): MLPGTIKNKAVRLTTKNTNTVQNNNNNNNNGGTVGGENGRSTSTRSRTRKLSVKQRLPIYKYPELKDEIDILDKQQGLFEHEQLPLQQRDIISIETGVEKHEEKEEHLKNILLNQNQLTHNYIPTPDASKKWNEYKKYYQGNFEYPTEYIKGSNTVEDYCRPPYLMDEEDAEFLKELGLKNVCEMMLSEDQFEFLCSKFEEIIHERQPFLAVEPESILSFEEVKPLLVGKLTSPNLKNELANELNVDEKKTHIRLLWDSDIVMRLESDDQLSILDNFGKQVYDHWKARKLKSKGESIFPELKFEKHSDHDDHDPYVCFRRRALRHSRKTRKMDIQNSQKLRILLKQLERTKEMALYVSKRENINNNLLLNDYKIFLQRSEFKTLKRKLNSTADDQLLIDVKRRKKPPTTFAERKNVYISAEEAKRADLKRKLCVSENYDSQTINNSGVKPISSSQAVKISGTTSKRSQKGPRRRKRSTSNVDAALDSTSSPQVQQPINQQQKQQQQQDTKDNLSHIYIKLSNSKIPDIELEDADKVLGYKEISTQRYVEDKMKKRHLEDGNCMFNLTDDPHNPVFDIELPDHLVDPSTVLNSSISANKYKFTKAYYCGDLDSYLDGVKKIQAFDANGTRVDPSVNGSSLEVYDVFDDSPVYSQELPIQMRRRAGRYGVDYLDKRQDKRTDLLNEFFDFDELVNQELEQQSIDVYSSNLDSYIRLQDKWKHDYEHNLYGNNVNEEPALLNRIPEETQVIRFGTMLWSKAYDQSRDALAKYRKEQYLRVKKQQQLQQQQQKLLEEQLILQQKQQYNESSQDQQLQSHQQQQQKQQQKTKQPRQRKNNKNNNSNNNVPKKSKKAKNDATSSSLRSNKPNTKLNKKQGSNINVSGTESSTPPSNNGGKKRSTSHLSATANATAANAATTTTAANAATAKAANATATASTTTPVN; encoded by the coding sequence atgcTTCCGGGtaccattaaaaataaagctgTTCGTTTAACaactaaaaatactaatacgGTACagaataacaacaacaataacaataacggTGGCACGGTTGGTGGTGAAAATGGTAGAAGTACAAGTACGAGATCAAGAACTAGGAAACTCTCTGTAAAACAGCGATTACCTATTTATAAATACCCAGAACTCAAAGATGAGATCGATATTTTGGATAAGCAACAAGGTTTATTTGAACATGAACAACTACCGTTACAGCAAAGAGACATTATTAGCATTGAGACAGGTGTTGAAAAGCACGAAGAAAAGGAGGagcatttaaaaaatattttattaaatcaaaatcaattaaCCCATAACTATATTCCTACACCTGATGCATCGAAGAAATGGAATGAATAtaagaaatattatcagGGTAATTTTGAATACCCTACTGAATATATTAAGGGTTCCAATACTGTTGAAGATTACTGTAGACCACCTTATTTGATGGATGAAGAGGACGctgaatttttaaaggaaTTAGGACTAAAAAATGTTTGCGAAATGATGCTAAGTGAAGATCAGTTTGAATTTTTATGTTCGAAATTTGAGGAGATAATTCACGAAAGACAGCCATTTTTAGCCGTTGAGCCGGAATCGATTTTATCGTTTGAGGAAGTAAAACCATTGTTAGTGGGAAAACTAACCAGtccaaatttaaaaaacgAGTTAGCCAACGAGCTGAACGtggatgaaaaaaaaacgcaTATCAGATTGTTATGGGATTCGGATATTGTGATGAGATTGGAGTCAGATGACCAATTAAGCATTTTAGATAATTTTGGTAAGCAAGTGTATGATCATTGGAAGGCTaggaaattaaaaagtaaagGAGAGTCTATATTCCCAGAATTGAAATTTGAAAAGCATAGTGATCATGATGATCATGATCCATATGTTTGTTTTCGTAGAAGGGCACTCAGACATTCTAGAAAAACTAGGAAAATGGATATCCAGAATAGCCAAAAGTTGCgcattttattaaaacagTTGGAAAGAACAAAGGAAATGGCATTATACGTTTCTAAGCGtgaaaatatcaataataatttattattgaatgATTACAAGATATTTCTACAGAGATCCGAGTTCAAAACATTGAAGAGGAAGTTGAATTCTACTGCAGATGACCAATTATTAATAGACGTTAAAAGAAGGAAGAAACCACCTACTACATTTGCAGAACGcaaaaatgtttatatatcAGCAGAAGAGGCGAAAAGGGCAGATCTTAAAAGGAAACTTTGTGTGTCTGAAAATTATGATAGTCAAACCATTAATAATTCAGGCGTTAAACCTATTTCCAGTTCCCAGGCTGTTAAGATTAGCGGTACTACGTCTAAAAGGTCGCAAAAGGGTCCCAGAAGGAGAAAGCGTAGTACTTCTAATGTTGACGCAGCTTTAGATTCAACTTCAAGTCCACAAGTTCAACAGCCAATAAATCAACAACAgaagcagcagcagcaacaagACACAAAGGATAATTTATCCCATATTTACATTAAATTGTCTAATAGTAAAATTCCTGATATAGAGTTAGAGGATGCTGATAAAGTGCTTGGCTATAAAGAAATCAGTACACAGAGATACGTCGAGGAtaagatgaaaaaaagacattTGGAGGATGGCAATTGTATGTTTAATCTAACGGATGATCCACATAATCCGGTGTTTGATATAGAACTTCCTGATCACTTGGTTGATCCATCAACGGTTTTAAATTCCTCAATTTCTgccaataaatataaatttactaAGGCCTATTATTGTGGAGATTTGGATAGTTACTTGGATGGAGTTAAGAAAATTCAAGCCTTTGATGCTAATGGTACTAGAGTTGACCCATCTGTGAATGGTTCATCATTAGAAGTGTATGATGTGTTTGATGATAGTCCTGTATATAGCCAAGAGTTACCCATACAAATGAGACGCCGAGCTGGACGGTATGGTGTTGATTATTTGGACAAAAGGCAAGACAAGAGAACCGATCttttaaatgaattttttgattttgacGAGCTAGTAAATCAAGAGCTGGAACAACAATCTATTGATGTTTATTCATCTAATTTGGATAGTTACATTAGATTACAAGATAAATGGAAACATGATTACGAACATAATCTCTATGGTAATAATGTTAATGAGGAACCTGCGCTATTAAATAGGATTCCAGAAGAGACTCAGGTCATTAGATTTGGTACTATGCTATGGAGTAAAGCTTACGATCAAAGCAGAGATGCATTGGCAAAATACAGAAAAGAACAATATTTACGTGTGAAAAAGCAGCAGCAGTtgcaacaacagcaacaaaaatTGCTTGAGGAACAATTAATACTGCAACAGAAACAGCAATATAATGAATCATCCCAAGATCAACAACTTCAATCTCACcagcagcaacagcaaaaacaacagcaaAAGACAAAGCAACCaagacaaagaaaaaataataagaataataatagtaataataacgtaCCAAAGAAATCTAAAAAAGCAAAGAACGATGCAACTTCGAGTAGCCTTCGTTCGAATAAGCCAAATACTAAacttaataaaaaacaaggTTCCAATATCAATGTTTCCGGCACGGAATCTTCGACGCCCCCATCGAATAATGgtggtaaaaaaagatcaacATCCCATCTCTCTGCTACTGCCAATGCCACCGCTGCCAATGCcgctactaccactaccgCTGCCAATGCCGCTACTGCCAAAGCCGCTAATGCTACTGCTACTGCCAGTACTACGACTCCTGTAAATTAA
- the BUD27 gene encoding prefoldin-like protein (similar to Saccharomyces cerevisiae YFL023W | BUD27 | BUD site selection) codes for MDVLLNTLDSTIVKLEEKKKVLIEQRELYDKLKIKLLDYFQKHVTDTGTAKDTKITGQIFGELIVSPYKILRNIGCEYFIQITKNEALEFVSQKSYLLDEAIEKFNNSLSEAYDTKRNLKVLIDEENKTNNGDSNINKNSAEDNQELPILEIIENLDDDGNIISSSVRSSEDALSLDHETKKTQKHELKHNSIMNIREELDEEGNIIDSKISAQPELYNTNEENPDILESKLADKQKDFTDNEEFYQMLEDMGVISDSNKYLNQKHNVDSKEITSHSKDVRETNLVEGTGQQEKEINSWEGKKNNVTNIPKIKEVEDFSEIELKKDNLPITNDITNLNPAIDVKDIYTLEDIIQKFEETELLEDATDYGSEEGSEQQSEDLTRNYNFEDYNPDALNSRFTSGYKHKNERMEESSYIVNDDDDDDDDDDDDDDDDDDDDDDDDDDDYDFQTSPFMVTGRRSFMDELNTLRSQKLREIKTDKPKSILKNNDKQQNINFDLETNIKKEASAKSEGKGKKAVGFAPALDIYEVENLKEETRENTFRFQAFSPNIGLDQEKEVINFGVDEKTKEMCNDVSLQDVVKTSTKKLTEQKSKKSRVSRFKQDRLTGSKLNGASSKFTDTISNDVVEVNHSEFIPSTIENASSIVSNIVEKDIPVANTLTKKECFNTVADSYVQKKTKFLNKKFNSLNKPTMIQDTKSLDITFSDDDNDEDSSMTKDKIEDKKDVEDVLQKEENGTAIPISSSFEENKNNTNYIKPNVDYGSLSTNMDDMAKAYSLGIYDDDIEDAGVVVEKLDDFEQYNKESEYLKDEIRDFIEKGNNDEIDENENEQLYQEDNDGTIMGDIMEREMTCTVEESETSHGADGDSYNLSQDILNDEVKVAYHRLKQKFIAEQRYVQSSNQEFEPIDENGNPIKISRFKASKIQFK; via the coding sequence ATGGATGTACTGTTAAATACTTTAGACAGCACAATCGTAAAgttggaagaaaaaaaaaaggttttaaTAGAACAACGTGAATTATAtgacaaattaaaaatcaaattgCTAGATTACTTTCAAAAACATGTTACTGATACAGGTACTGCAAAAGATACCAAAATAACTGGGCAAATTTTCGGAGAATTAATTGTCTCGCCATATAAGATACTTCGAAATATTGGATGCgaatattttattcaaataacTAAAAATGAAGCACTGGAGTTTGTTTCTCAGAAATCATATTTATTAGATGAAgccattgaaaaatttaataatagtttAAGCGAAGCTTATGATACAAAGAGAAACTTGAAAGTTTTAAtagatgaagaaaataagaCCAATAATGGTGATAGCAATATAAACAAGAATTCCGCTGAGGATAATCAAGAACTACCTATTCTAGAAATTATCGAAAATTTAGATGATGATGGAAATATAATTTCTAGCAGTGTTAGATCCAGCGAAGATGCTTTAAGTTTAGATCATGAGACCAAGAAAACCCAAAAACATGAACTTAAACATAATTCAATAATGAATATAAGAGAAGAATTGGATGAAGAGGGCAATATTATAGATAGCAAAATTAGTGCACAGCCGGAATTGTATAATACTAATGAAGAAAATCCGGACATTTTAGAAAGCAAATTGGCTGACAAACAAAAGGATTTTACTGATAATGAGgaattttatcaaatgCTAGAAGATATGGGCGTTATTTCAGatagtaataaatatttgaatcAAAAGCACAATGTTGATAGTAAGGAAATAACTTCACATTCAAAAGACGTGAGGGAAACTAATTTAGTGGAGGGTACAGGACAAcaggaaaaggaaattaaTTCATGGgagggaaagaaaaataacgTTACAAACATTCCAAAAATCAAAGAAGTTGAAGACTTTTCTGAAATTgagttgaaaaaagataatttaCCTATTACAAATGATATTACTAATCTTAATCCAGCAATAGACGtcaaagatatatatacactagaagatattattcaaaaatttgaagaaaCTGAGTTGCTTGAGGACGCTACTGATTATGGCTCCGAAGAGGGTTCTGAACAACAGTCGGAAGATTTGACCagaaattataattttgaaGATTATAATCCTGATGCCTTAAATAGTAGATTTACTAGTGGATACAAACATAAAAATGAGCGCATGGAAGAATCTAGCTATATTGTTAACGATGACGATGACGATGACGATGACGATGACGATGACGATGACGATGACGATGACGATGACGATGacgatgacgatgatgattatgattTTCAAACTAGCCCTTTTATGGTAACTGGTAGAAGATCTTTTATGGATGAGCTCAATACATTAAGAAGTCAAAAGTTAAGGGAAATTAAGACTGATAAACCCAAgtctattttaaaaaataatgataaacaGCAAAACATTAATTTTGATCTCGAGACAAACATCAAGAAAGAAGCTTCAGCTAAATCTGAAGGAAAGGGTAAGAAAGCGGTTGGATTTGCGCCTGCTCTTGACATATATGAGGTAGAAAACCTAAAAGAGGAAACAAGGGAAAATACTTTTAGGTTTCAAGCGTTTTCTCCGAATATTGGACTTGACCAGGAAAAAGAGGTTATTAATTTTGGTGTTgatgaaaaaacaaaagaaatgtGCAACGATGTATCTTTACAAGATGTTGTAAAAACTTCAACCAAGAAACTTACCGAACAAAAATCTAAGAAATCAAGGGTATCAAGGTTTAAACAAGATAGACTAACTGGATCCAAACTGAATGGAGCTTCATCTAAATTTACAGATACGATTTCCAATGACGTGGTTGAAGTAAATCATTCAGAATTTATTCCTAGCACTATTGAAAATGCTTCATCCATTGTTTCTAACATTgttgaaaaagatattCCTGTAGCCAATACACTTACAAAGAAGGAATGTTTTAATACAGTTGCTGATTCCTAtgtgcaaaaaaaaacaaaattcttgaacaaaaaatttaattctttgAACAAACCCACTATGATACAAGATACTAAATCATTGGATATTACCTTTTCAGATGATGATAACGATGAGGATTCATCCATGacaaaagataaaattgaagataaaaaagaCGTCGAAGATGTTTtacaaaaagaagaaaatggtACCGCTATTCCGATATCTTCAtcatttgaagaaaataaaaacaatactaattatattaaaCCAAACGTAGATTATGGTTCTTTATCAACTAATATGGATGATATGGCTAAGGCTTATTCACTGGGGATATACGATGACGATATTGAAGACGCTGGTGTAGTAGTAGAAAAGCTGGATGATTTCgaacaatataataaagaatcCGAATATTTGAAGGATGAAATTAGagattttattgaaaagggaaataatgatgaaattGATGAAAACGAGAATGAACAATTATATCAAGAAGACAACGATGGAACAATAATGGGTGATATTATGGAACGTGAGATGACATGTACAGTTGAAGAAAGTGAAACTTCTCATGGGGCTGATGGTGATTCCTATAATTTAAGCcaagatattttaaatgacGAAGTTAAAGTTGCCTATCACAGattgaaacaaaaatttatagCAGAGCAAAGATATGTGCAAAGCAGTAACCAAGAGTTTGAGCCTATTGATGAGAATGGAAATCCAATCAAAATAAGTAGATTTAAAGCGTCAAAAATTCAGTTtaaatag